In Carassius carassius chromosome 46, fCarCar2.1, whole genome shotgun sequence, the following proteins share a genomic window:
- the her12 gene encoding hairy-related 12 isoform X2 has translation MAPHLGTLSSFDHLHFSDKDKIKRKPIVEKMRRDRINNCIDQLKSLLEKEFHSHDPSAKLEKADILEMTVNFLKQLQQQQQQQQQQLPQRDHNEGYSHCWRESVHFLTLHSSGGGSGQELQHLHNTQLVSTATGSAPPASFSKLNMAGLQQPDSRRPVWRPW, from the exons ATGGCACCTCATTTGGGTACACTATCCTCTTTTGACCATCTTCACTTCAGTGATAAGGACAAAATTAAG AGGAAGCCGATTGTTGAAAAGATGCGTAGAGACCGTATCAACAACTGCATCGACCAGCTCAAGAGTCTCCTAGAGAAGGAGTTTCACAGCCACGATCCCAGTGCCAAACTGGAGAAGGCTGATATTCTGGAAATGACCGTCAACTTTCTCAAAcaactgcagcagcagcagcagcagcagcagcagcagcttccTCAGAGGGACCATAATGAAGGCTACTCTCACTGCTGGAGGGAGTCTGTCCACTTCCTCACTCTTCATTCCTCCGGAGGTGGATCCGGCCAGGAGCTCCAGCACCTCCACAACACTCAGCTAGTGAGTACTGCTACTGGCTCCGCTCCACCAGCATCTTTCTCTAAACTGAACATGGCTGGATTGCAACAGCCTGACAGCAGGAGGCCCGTCTGGAGACCCTGGTAG
- the her12 gene encoding hairy-related 12 isoform X1 gives MAPHLGTLSSFDHLHFSDKDKIKQRKPIVEKMRRDRINNCIDQLKSLLEKEFHSHDPSAKLEKADILEMTVNFLKQLQQQQQQQQQQLPQRDHNEGYSHCWRESVHFLTLHSSGGGSGQELQHLHNTQLVSTATGSAPPASFSKLNMAGLQQPDSRRPVWRPW, from the exons ATGGCACCTCATTTGGGTACACTATCCTCTTTTGACCATCTTCACTTCAGTGATAAGGACAAAATTAAG CAGAGGAAGCCGATTGTTGAAAAGATGCGTAGAGACCGTATCAACAACTGCATCGACCAGCTCAAGAGTCTCCTAGAGAAGGAGTTTCACAGCCACGATCCCAGTGCCAAACTGGAGAAGGCTGATATTCTGGAAATGACCGTCAACTTTCTCAAAcaactgcagcagcagcagcagcagcagcagcagcagcttccTCAGAGGGACCATAATGAAGGCTACTCTCACTGCTGGAGGGAGTCTGTCCACTTCCTCACTCTTCATTCCTCCGGAGGTGGATCCGGCCAGGAGCTCCAGCACCTCCACAACACTCAGCTAGTGAGTACTGCTACTGGCTCCGCTCCACCAGCATCTTTCTCTAAACTGAACATGGCTGGATTGCAACAGCCTGACAGCAGGAGGCCCGTCTGGAGACCCTGGTAG
- the LOC132129179 gene encoding transcription factor HES-5-like yields MAPTITGSIISREQLPLSNKLRKPIVEKIRRERINSSIEKLKSLLGQEFLKQQPDSRQEKAEILEMTLDFSRHQQCSQNPSACSSTAAHDGHFRCVQEVVNFLSQCPVRTAEALQRKSHTCAASA; encoded by the exons ATGGCACCTACAATCACTGGATCAATCATCAGCAGAGAACAACTTCCACTCTCAAACAAG CTGAGAAAGCCAATAGTGGAGAAGATCCGCAGAGAACGAATCAACAGCAGCATTGAGAAGCTCAAGTCTCTTCTGGGTCAAGAGTTCCTAAAGCAGCAGCCCGACTCCAGACAGGAGAAAGCTGAAATCCTGGAGATGACGCTTGATTTCTCGAGACACCAGCAGTGCTCCCAGAATCCCTCGGCCTGCAGCTCTACTGCAGCTCATGACGGACACTTCAGATGTGTGCAGGAGGTCGTCAACTTCCTGTCTCAGTGTCCAGTGCGGACTGCTGAAGCACTACAGAGAAAATCACATACATGTGCCGCCTCAGCTTAA
- the LOC132129643 gene encoding transcription factor HES-5-like, which produces MAPTITGSIISREQLPLSNKLRKPIEEKIRRERINSSIEKLKSLLGQEFLKQQPDSRQEKAEILEMTLDFLRHQQRSQNPSACNL; this is translated from the exons ATGGCACCTACAATCACTGGATCAATCATCAGCAGAGAACAACTTCCACTCTCAAACAAG CTGAGAAAGCCAATAGAGGAGAAGATCCGCAGAGAACGAATCAACAGCAGCATTGAGAAGCTCAAGTCTCTTCTGGGTCAAGAGTTCCTAAAGCAGCAGCCCGACTCCAGACAGGAGAAAGCTGAAATCCTGGAGATGACGCTTGATTTCTTGAGACACCAGCAGCGCTCCCAGAATCCCTCGGCCTGCAACTTGTGA
- the LOC132129151 gene encoding transcription factor HES-5-like: MAPTITGSIISREQLPLSNKLRKPIVEKIRRERISSSIEKLKSLLSQNFLKQQPDSRQEKAEILEMTLDFSRHQQCSQNPSACSSTAAHDRHFRCVQEVVNFLSKCPEQTESHRRLLKHFLHTQLYTENLTHSPSQISSPATQSSSKEQTLVLWRPW; encoded by the exons ATGGCACCTACAATCACTGGATCAATCATCAGCAGAGAACAACTTCCACTCTCAAACAAG CTGAGAAAGCCAATAGTGGAGAAGATCCGCAGAGAACGAATCAGCAGCAGCATTGAGAAGCTCAAGTCTCTTCTGAGTCAAAATTTCCTAAAGCAACAGCCCGACTCCAGACAGGAGAAAGCTGAAATCCTGGAGATGACGCTTGATTTCTCGAGACACCAGCAGTGCTCCCAGAATCCCTCGGCCTGCAGCTCTACTGCAGCTCATGACAGACACTTCAGATGTGTGCAGGAGGTCGTCAACTTCCTGTCTAAGTGTCCGGAGCAGACCGAGTCCCACAGAAGACTGCTGAAGCACTTCCTGCACACACAGCTCTACACAGAGAACCTCACACATTCACCGTCTCAGATCAGTTCACCAGCCACACAGAGCAGCAGCAAAGAGCAAACTCTGGTGCTCTGGAGACCCTGGTAG